From the Bacteroidia bacterium genome, one window contains:
- a CDS encoding type IX secretion system membrane protein PorP/SprF → MIKRFTIFVVAMISLGLTQSAMAQDPEFTQFYANPLYLNPAFAGSGRCPRVCLNYRNEWPAISGTFVTYSASYDQSVDAISGGLGLLVTSDQAGQGTINTTNFSGIYSYQLNVTREFSIRVGFQATYEEKSIDWSKLTFGDMIDPRRGFVFNSHEIPGASSINNVDFSTGILGFSKNYFFGFAVDHLTQPNESFFTGANNNSPLPMKFTGHAGAIIPVGNDMGSGNQAFISPNILFQKQQDFQQLNLGLYFSKGPIVGGLWYRNQDAFIALVGFQQNLFKFGYSYDVTVSKLSNATAGSHELSFQMQFQCKPKRKKFRTISCPSF, encoded by the coding sequence ATGATAAAACGATTTACTATTTTCGTTGTTGCGATGATCTCCTTAGGGTTGACACAGTCTGCAATGGCACAGGATCCTGAGTTCACACAGTTTTATGCTAATCCTTTATATTTGAATCCTGCTTTCGCTGGATCTGGAAGATGTCCGAGGGTTTGTCTTAATTACCGTAACGAATGGCCTGCTATTTCAGGAACTTTTGTTACTTACAGCGCATCTTATGATCAATCAGTGGATGCTATTTCTGGAGGCTTGGGGCTTTTAGTTACAAGTGATCAAGCTGGGCAAGGCACTATTAATACCACTAATTTCAGTGGAATCTATTCCTATCAATTAAATGTAACACGCGAGTTTTCTATCCGCGTTGGTTTTCAAGCCACATACGAAGAAAAAAGTATAGATTGGAGTAAACTTACTTTTGGTGATATGATTGATCCGAGAAGAGGGTTTGTGTTCAACTCACACGAAATTCCAGGAGCTAGTTCCATTAATAATGTTGATTTTTCAACAGGTATTTTAGGCTTCAGCAAGAATTATTTTTTCGGATTTGCCGTTGATCACCTCACACAACCAAACGAAAGTTTTTTTACCGGAGCGAATAACAACAGTCCGCTACCAATGAAATTTACTGGACATGCTGGAGCTATTATTCCTGTTGGAAATGATATGGGAAGCGGAAATCAAGCATTTATTTCTCCCAATATCTTATTCCAAAAACAACAAGATTTTCAACAATTAAATTTGGGTTTGTATTTCAGTAAAGGTCCAATTGTAGGTGGTTTATGGTATAGAAATCAAGATGCCTTTATTGCTTTAGTAGGATTTCAACAAAATCTATTCAAATTTGGATACAGTTACGATGTTACGGTATCCAAACTGAGCAATGCAACAGCAGGATCTCATGAACTTTCTTTTCAAATGCAATTTCAGTGCAAACCAAAAAGAAAAAAATTCAGAACAATAAGTTGTCCTTCTTTTTAG
- the murF gene encoding UDP-N-acetylmuramoyl-tripeptide--D-alanyl-D-alanine ligase, with product MSEQIKKLYAHFLRNPIVSTDTRNLFPGSIFFALKGGNFNGNEFAEKAIESECSIAVIDEKKYQKNESYFLVDDVLKTLQELANYHRKQLTIPIIAITGTNGKTTSKELINAVLSQKFKTVATKGNLNNHIGVPLTLLSIDKSHEIAIIEMGANHQNEIEALCKIAEPDFGMITNIGKAHLEGFGGYEGVVKTKNELYQFIQQKNGILFVNDDNDLLKKLSESIKKIIFGSAKKADIIGLFIESNPFVKLKYKTKNETISINEKEIISTQLIGKYNFENILAAACIGNYFGVPEKNIRAGLENYVPSMNRSQAMQTKKNFLLLDAYNANPSSMSAAIENFAAMPSKNKILILGDMLELGDDTAKEHDAILDLIHQKKFEKLFFVGTYFSASAKKGNAKTFRNTEEAKEWILSHPIENASILIKGSRGIQLEKLVEFL from the coding sequence ATGTCAGAACAAATTAAAAAACTATACGCGCACTTTCTCCGAAATCCAATCGTATCTACTGATACGAGAAATTTATTTCCCGGAAGTATTTTTTTCGCTTTAAAAGGTGGAAATTTTAATGGAAATGAATTTGCTGAAAAAGCCATTGAATCCGAATGCTCCATCGCTGTTATTGATGAAAAGAAATATCAAAAAAACGAATCATATTTTTTAGTGGATGATGTGCTGAAAACACTTCAAGAATTAGCAAATTATCACCGCAAACAATTAACAATTCCCATCATCGCCATTACAGGAACAAACGGAAAAACGACCAGCAAAGAGTTGATCAATGCGGTGCTTTCGCAGAAATTTAAAACCGTAGCAACAAAAGGAAATTTAAACAATCACATCGGCGTGCCGCTCACGTTGCTTTCTATTGACAAATCGCACGAAATCGCAATTATAGAAATGGGTGCGAATCATCAAAACGAAATTGAAGCACTTTGTAAAATTGCTGAACCCGACTTCGGAATGATTACAAACATTGGAAAAGCCCATTTAGAAGGCTTCGGCGGATACGAAGGTGTCGTCAAAACAAAAAATGAATTGTATCAATTTATTCAACAAAAAAATGGAATTCTTTTTGTAAACGACGACAATGATTTATTAAAAAAACTTTCGGAAAGTATCAAAAAAATAATTTTCGGAAGCGCTAAAAAAGCTGATATTATTGGTTTATTTATTGAAAGCAATCCTTTCGTAAAATTAAAATATAAAACAAAAAACGAAACGATTTCTATTAACGAAAAAGAAATTATTAGTACACAGTTAATTGGAAAATACAATTTCGAAAATATTTTGGCGGCGGCTTGCATCGGAAATTATTTTGGTGTGCCTGAAAAAAATATTCGAGCAGGTTTAGAAAATTACGTTCCATCCATGAATCGTTCGCAAGCAATGCAAACGAAAAAAAATTTTTTATTGTTAGATGCTTACAACGCGAATCCTTCCAGCATGAGCGCTGCGATTGAAAATTTTGCAGCAATGCCTTCCAAAAATAAAATTTTAATTTTGGGAGATATGCTTGAATTGGGCGATGATACTGCAAAAGAACACGATGCGATACTTGATTTAATTCATCAAAAAAAGTTTGAAAAATTATTTTTCGTAGGCACTTATTTTTCTGCTTCCGCGAAAAAAGGAAATGCAAAAACATTTCGAAATACGGAAGAAGCGAAAGAATGGATTTTGTCTCATCCTATTGAAAATGCAAGCATTTTAATAAAAGGTTCACGCGGAATTCAGTTAGAGAAATTGGTTGAATTTCTCTAA
- a CDS encoding heme ABC transporter ATP-binding protein has product MLSLKNISYEISKTPLLKNIFLEFQAGEFITIMGPNGAGKSTLLKVMAASIFPSTGEILMNDKSLNKFPKTELAKMRAVLSQHYEISFPITVEEIVLMGRYPYYDTIVTAKDKKICAEMLEKMGVQNLSERDYNTLSGGEMQKVQMARILAQLENEEYASKILFLDEPVSSLDINYQHFILKIAQSLAKKNILVIAVLHDINLASQYADKIVMMKNGEIVANGKPATIITPELLFSTYGIKGRMLKDDKITFPYFIAE; this is encoded by the coding sequence ATGCTTAGTCTGAAAAATATTTCCTACGAAATTTCCAAAACTCCGCTTCTGAAAAATATTTTTTTAGAGTTTCAAGCAGGCGAATTTATTACGATTATGGGACCAAATGGTGCTGGAAAATCAACGCTTTTAAAAGTAATGGCGGCAAGTATTTTTCCTTCCACAGGAGAAATTTTAATGAATGATAAATCGCTTAACAAGTTCCCAAAAACAGAACTCGCGAAAATGCGTGCCGTACTTTCGCAACACTACGAAATTTCTTTCCCGATAACGGTAGAAGAAATTGTGTTGATGGGGCGTTATCCTTATTACGACACGATTGTAACGGCAAAGGATAAAAAAATTTGCGCAGAGATGTTGGAAAAAATGGGTGTTCAAAATTTAAGCGAACGCGATTACAACACACTTTCTGGCGGCGAAATGCAAAAGGTGCAAATGGCAAGGATTTTAGCACAATTGGAAAACGAAGAATACGCATCTAAAATATTATTTTTAGACGAACCGGTTTCCAGTTTGGATATCAATTACCAACATTTCATTTTGAAAATAGCACAATCCTTAGCCAAAAAAAATATTTTGGTCATTGCCGTTTTACACGATATTAATTTGGCTTCGCAATATGCCGATAAAATTGTGATGATGAAAAACGGAGAAATAGTTGCGAATGGAAAACCTGCGACTATTATTACGCCCGAATTACTTTTTTCTACTTACGGGATTAAAGGCAGGATGCTGAAAGACGATAAAATTACTTTCCCTTATTTTATTGCTGAATAA
- a CDS encoding ABC transporter substrate-binding protein, whose product MFLKNKLLLGIFSLPLFFASCGQFSNKPSANQDKDSTRIVCVSKQLTELLFDLGQGNKIVGVDLSSTFPEAAKKIPTVGYHMMLSAEGIAALRPTIVIFNKGTDAEVGPITLLPQLQKIGIHIKQYPAAGSIDSLKMLIHLLGKDFNATAKADSICNKLDADMKIVAEKQKQYEGKPKPRVLIIHYGRKSNRYFVMGNNGTPTDLIEMAGGVNAADTTKWRNLSAETIVKDQPDVILATDYGFDKAGGVGKFLDVMPGLSLTPAGENKKVYRISEHDLLYLGPRTGENILKLMDIIHR is encoded by the coding sequence ATGTTTTTAAAAAATAAACTACTCTTAGGAATTTTTTCACTTCCTTTATTTTTCGCTTCTTGTGGACAATTTTCAAATAAACCATCCGCCAATCAAGACAAAGATAGCACACGAATTGTTTGTGTTTCTAAACAACTTACCGAATTATTATTTGATCTCGGACAAGGCAATAAAATTGTTGGTGTTGATTTATCAAGTACATTTCCGGAAGCTGCAAAAAAAATTCCTACTGTTGGTTATCACATGATGCTAAGCGCAGAAGGTATTGCTGCTTTGCGACCAACCATCGTTATTTTTAATAAAGGTACTGATGCTGAAGTAGGACCAATTACGTTGCTTCCTCAGCTTCAAAAAATTGGCATTCATATCAAACAATATCCTGCCGCAGGTTCTATTGATAGCTTAAAAATGTTAATCCATCTTTTAGGTAAAGATTTTAACGCGACAGCTAAAGCAGATTCGATTTGCAATAAATTAGATGCAGACATGAAAATAGTTGCCGAAAAACAAAAACAATATGAAGGAAAACCCAAACCAAGAGTATTGATTATTCATTACGGACGAAAAAGCAATCGTTATTTTGTGATGGGAAACAACGGAACTCCAACTGATTTGATTGAAATGGCAGGTGGCGTAAATGCTGCTGATACTACCAAATGGAGAAATTTGAGTGCCGAAACAATTGTGAAAGATCAACCAGATGTTATTTTAGCTACTGATTATGGTTTTGATAAAGCTGGAGGCGTTGGTAAATTTTTGGACGTAATGCCAGGGTTGTCGCTCACTCCCGCGGGAGAAAATAAAAAAGTATATCGCATCTCAGAACACGATTTGTTATATCTCGGTCCGCGAACGGGAGAAAATATTTTAAAATTAATGGACATTATTCATCGCTAA
- a CDS encoding SUMF1/EgtB/PvdO family nonheme iron enzyme — MKIISRTVLFATGVMLFASCSKERSPATGWNYNDKKNGGFEVVPYEEQETGPGLILVEGGTFTMGRTEQDVNYDWNNVPRRVTVSSFYMDETEVTNLDYLEYLHWTNRVFSANFPQIYTKALPDTLVWRSKLAYNEPYVNYYLRHPAYRDYPVVGVNWLQANDFCKWRTDRVNEFILMREGIIDINPNASDADYFNTDEYLAGKWTGQIKTPLPSLDPNTDTRQVKMEDGIFLPDYRLPTEAEWEYAAYGLIGNTHGELITDRRIYPWNGHWVRNPDDKWIGQMLGNFVRSNGDYMGAAGWLNDAADVTAPVYSYWPNDYGLYNMAGNVSEWVMDTYRTLNLQDDDDFRPFRGNVFKTQVKDDDGIHINDSIRYDADSNITNIPGQVLWRDVSINNKEDHLDERRNYKQADNINYTDGDVNSSIYYKDGQDAVTSRGNAIMYEYAKTSMINDNAKVYKGGSWRDRAYWMSPGTRRFLDQRQATDYIGFRCAMTRVGSPTGLGTKKRE, encoded by the coding sequence ATGAAAATAATTTCAAGAACGGTTCTATTTGCCACAGGCGTAATGCTTTTTGCTTCGTGCAGTAAAGAAAGATCTCCTGCTACAGGATGGAATTACAACGATAAGAAAAACGGAGGTTTTGAAGTAGTCCCTTACGAGGAGCAAGAAACTGGACCTGGTCTTATTTTGGTGGAAGGTGGTACATTCACGATGGGTCGCACAGAGCAAGACGTAAATTATGATTGGAACAACGTTCCAAGAAGAGTTACTGTTTCTTCTTTCTACATGGATGAGACCGAAGTTACCAACTTAGATTATTTAGAATATTTACATTGGACAAACAGAGTTTTCAGTGCTAATTTTCCTCAAATATACACCAAGGCACTCCCTGATACACTTGTTTGGCGTTCTAAATTAGCCTATAATGAACCTTATGTAAATTATTATTTAAGACATCCTGCTTACCGCGATTATCCAGTGGTTGGTGTTAATTGGTTACAAGCAAATGATTTTTGTAAATGGCGTACCGATAGGGTGAATGAATTTATTTTAATGCGCGAAGGAATCATTGATATCAATCCAAATGCTTCTGATGCAGATTATTTTAATACAGATGAATACCTTGCTGGAAAATGGACAGGACAAATTAAAACTCCCTTACCTTCATTAGATCCTAATACAGATACACGCCAAGTGAAAATGGAAGATGGTATCTTTTTACCGGATTACCGCCTTCCAACTGAAGCAGAATGGGAATATGCTGCTTACGGCTTAATCGGAAATACACATGGAGAATTGATTACTGATCGTAGAATATATCCGTGGAATGGACACTGGGTGAGAAATCCGGACGACAAATGGATTGGACAAATGTTAGGCAACTTTGTGAGAAGTAATGGAGATTATATGGGTGCTGCTGGTTGGTTGAATGATGCTGCCGATGTTACAGCTCCTGTATATTCTTACTGGCCGAATGATTATGGTTTGTACAATATGGCTGGTAACGTAAGCGAATGGGTAATGGATACTTATAGAACGTTAAACCTTCAGGATGACGATGATTTCAGACCATTCCGTGGAAACGTATTTAAAACACAAGTGAAAGATGATGACGGAATTCATATCAATGATTCTATTAGATATGACGCTGATAGCAATATTACAAATATTCCAGGACAAGTTCTTTGGAGAGATGTAAGCATCAACAACAAAGAAGATCATTTGGACGAACGCAGAAACTACAAACAAGCTGACAATATTAACTACACCGATGGAGATGTTAATTCCAGTATTTACTACAAAGATGGACAAGATGCAGTCACCAGTCGTGGTAATGCTATAATGTATGAGTATGCTAAAACTTCCATGATTAACGACAACGCAAAAGTTTATAAAGGGGGTTCTTGGAGAGATAGAGCGTATTGGATGAGTCCTGGAACAAGACGTTTCTTGGATCAACGTCAAGCTACCGATTATATTGGATTCCGTTGCGCAATGACGCGTGTTGGAAGTCCAACAGGATTAGGAACTAAAAAAAGAGAGTAA
- a CDS encoding TonB-dependent receptor, producing the protein MKKTIFMALAAFILSTQITYAQYSVKGVVNGSDNEPIPGAVVSIPHTSTAVSTDSKGMFTLSAPTDFDSIMVSLIGYQSQELLAKDKSQQLSVLLKVSNTALSEVQILALKKGGSVTTLSHDELNRSSGLKLEDALNTVPGVMMSSRSPWGGQHIIIRGYYPSADNGRTNGENFNGLGYQLYIDNIPVTDATGTTVMDDIDMSNLGKVEVVKGPSPLYGSYIAGAVSLYTPTPTPDQTSVQEQAIAGSYGLFRTNTSLMTSDGSSSIWVNYGQQTYDGFRPNDHSKKNYASFAGDFKTSSKNTISTYFSYSHSYEQLTGEIDSATFYNRQAVSDTNYMFNQSHVDIESYRTGITDKYKLSKKFSTETTLFATGNELNQYFAHGFSLNNNLNFGGRTALVYDTKSDKISVNGITGVSFQKSNQTDQGNFILPFVPSPFTSTSGPDFPSDVKNYALSYNLFTNWIVGLPSNFTLAIGGSLNFNEFGTQNLLNSGKIYLDDPIFIKSFSPVFLPSISLTKALTSNIAVYANVSEGYAPALLSQMTNSVGKVDSALKPENAIQYEIGTKGSLGSTQKFTYQLALYDMDITNRLVQETANSISFYTNAGEERNLGAELYMAYNLLNNKNNAITLLRPWVSYTYSNYTYVNFKTFGAKGNTDTVTNDYSNKKVAEVAPNVFNFGIDLQTKIGFYANTTYQYVDKVPITFDNGHYMNAYSLLGAKIGYKHTFNHFVVDVYAGANNLLGSTYYSLIFVGQNIQELAQGNDPNIKNGGGDGYILPAPYAATFYGGLTISYKF; encoded by the coding sequence ATGAAAAAAACAATCTTTATGGCACTTGCTGCCTTTATATTATCCACCCAAATTACCTATGCGCAATACAGCGTTAAAGGTGTGGTAAACGGATCAGACAATGAACCAATACCTGGAGCGGTAGTTTCTATTCCTCATACATCCACGGCTGTTAGTACGGATAGTAAAGGAATGTTTACGCTTTCAGCTCCAACTGATTTTGACAGTATTATGGTTTCTTTAATTGGCTACCAGTCGCAGGAATTGCTTGCAAAGGATAAATCACAACAGCTATCCGTTTTACTTAAAGTTTCTAATACCGCACTCAGTGAAGTTCAAATATTAGCCTTAAAAAAAGGAGGTTCGGTTACCACATTAAGCCACGATGAATTAAATAGAAGTTCGGGTTTAAAATTAGAAGATGCGCTGAATACGGTGCCTGGAGTAATGATGAGCTCTCGCTCTCCTTGGGGCGGACAGCACATTATTATTCGTGGTTATTATCCCAGTGCTGACAATGGTAGAACTAATGGAGAGAATTTTAATGGATTGGGTTATCAATTATATATCGACAATATTCCTGTAACAGATGCAACAGGAACTACGGTAATGGATGATATTGACATGTCTAATCTTGGTAAGGTAGAAGTAGTAAAAGGTCCTTCTCCTTTGTATGGTAGTTACATTGCAGGTGCAGTAAGCTTGTATACACCCACTCCAACCCCCGATCAAACAAGCGTTCAGGAGCAAGCAATCGCAGGCAGCTATGGTTTATTTCGTACAAATACGAGCCTAATGACTTCCGATGGTTCTTCTTCTATATGGGTAAATTATGGACAACAAACGTACGATGGATTTCGTCCGAACGACCATTCTAAAAAAAATTATGCAAGTTTCGCGGGAGATTTTAAAACAAGTAGTAAAAACACTATTTCCACTTATTTTTCTTACAGCCATTCTTACGAACAATTAACTGGAGAAATTGACAGTGCAACGTTTTATAATAGACAAGCTGTAAGTGATACCAATTATATGTTTAATCAATCACATGTTGATATAGAGAGTTATCGTACAGGAATAACAGATAAATATAAATTGTCAAAAAAATTTAGTACAGAAACCACCTTATTTGCTACAGGAAATGAACTGAACCAATATTTTGCTCATGGTTTTAGCTTGAATAACAATTTGAATTTCGGCGGACGAACAGCTTTGGTTTACGATACCAAAAGTGATAAAATAAGCGTAAATGGCATTACGGGTGTTTCTTTCCAAAAATCAAATCAAACAGATCAAGGAAATTTTATTCTCCCTTTTGTTCCTTCGCCATTCACTTCAACTTCAGGACCTGATTTTCCATCCGATGTAAAAAACTATGCGTTGAGTTATAATTTATTTACTAATTGGATAGTTGGTTTACCTTCTAATTTTACGTTGGCAATTGGTGGGTCTCTTAATTTTAATGAATTCGGCACACAAAATTTACTTAATAGTGGCAAGATATATTTAGATGATCCAATCTTTATTAAGTCATTTAGTCCTGTGTTCCTGCCAAGTATATCTCTAACAAAAGCTTTGACCTCAAACATTGCTGTTTACGCCAATGTGAGTGAAGGATATGCTCCAGCCTTACTAAGCCAAATGACCAATTCAGTTGGAAAAGTGGACTCCGCGCTGAAGCCAGAAAATGCGATACAATACGAAATTGGCACTAAAGGTTCTTTGGGATCAACTCAAAAATTTACGTACCAATTAGCTTTGTACGATATGGATATAACGAACAGGCTTGTTCAAGAAACAGCTAATTCGATATCCTTTTATACCAATGCTGGCGAAGAACGTAACTTGGGAGCAGAATTGTATATGGCATATAATCTTTTAAATAATAAAAATAACGCCATTACATTGCTCCGTCCTTGGGTGTCTTACACGTATTCTAATTATACGTATGTTAATTTTAAAACATTTGGAGCAAAAGGAAATACAGACACTGTGACGAATGATTATTCCAATAAAAAAGTTGCAGAAGTAGCTCCTAATGTGTTCAATTTCGGTATTGATTTGCAGACAAAAATTGGATTTTATGCAAATACTACTTATCAATATGTAGATAAAGTTCCTATTACATTTGACAATGGTCATTATATGAATGCATATTCATTGCTGGGAGCAAAAATTGGCTACAAACATACATTTAACCATTTTGTAGTGGATGTTTATGCAGGTGCTAATAATTTGTTAGGCAGTACTTATTACAGTCTTATTTTTGTTGGACAAAATATCCAAGAGTTGGCGCAAGGGAATGACCCTAATATTAAAAATGGAGGTGGTGATGGTTACATTTTACCGGCTCCTTATGCAGCTACTTTTTACGGAGGATTAACTATCAGTTATAAATTTTAA
- a CDS encoding iron ABC transporter permease, with protein sequence MRQKISYSVIYLSLGIGLLFLFLLSVGVGAVNLSYSQILNYFLNFFGLKSGDGINKIYEGLFLQIRLPRTILCMLSGAILSVCGAMMQSLFRNPIVEPGLIGTSSGAALGASLVFVFGKIAFFSHFAFLGNFLLPFMAFVGGLSATLLVYRISSSFGKVNITSMLLAGIAVNAIAAAGVGFLSYIARDPQARSITFWNLGTYSGADWPSVCILLVITITGIFYSIRMAKALNAFQLGETEAGYLGINTRKLKMRVIVVTALMVSVATAMTGVISFVGLIVPHILRLIKGSDNRYLIIGSALLGAIVTALADMLARIIIAPAEMPVGIITAFVGAPLFLWLLIRNSRKGKGNFYA encoded by the coding sequence ATGCGTCAAAAAATAAGCTATTCGGTTATCTATTTATCTTTAGGGATTGGATTGCTTTTTTTATTTTTATTATCCGTTGGTGTAGGAGCCGTAAATTTAAGTTATTCTCAAATACTTAATTATTTTTTAAACTTCTTCGGATTAAAATCCGGAGACGGAATCAATAAAATTTACGAAGGATTATTTTTACAAATACGTTTGCCGCGGACGATTTTATGTATGCTTTCAGGAGCAATACTTTCCGTTTGTGGCGCAATGATGCAATCGTTATTTCGCAATCCGATTGTAGAACCAGGATTAATTGGAACTTCATCAGGCGCAGCATTGGGCGCATCGCTCGTTTTTGTGTTTGGTAAAATTGCTTTCTTCTCCCATTTCGCTTTTCTGGGAAATTTTTTATTGCCATTTATGGCTTTTGTAGGTGGATTATCCGCGACTTTATTGGTCTATCGAATTTCATCTTCTTTCGGAAAAGTAAATATAACTTCTATGCTATTAGCTGGAATTGCTGTGAATGCAATTGCCGCAGCAGGCGTTGGTTTTTTGTCTTACATCGCTCGTGATCCGCAAGCACGTTCTATTACGTTTTGGAATTTGGGAACTTATTCTGGTGCCGACTGGCCCTCTGTTTGCATTCTTCTTGTTATTACAATTACCGGAATTTTTTATTCGATACGAATGGCAAAAGCCCTCAACGCTTTTCAATTGGGCGAAACCGAAGCAGGTTATTTGGGTATCAACACACGTAAATTAAAAATGCGTGTTATTGTTGTAACAGCATTAATGGTTTCTGTAGCAACAGCAATGACGGGCGTTATCAGTTTTGTCGGATTAATTGTTCCGCATATTTTGAGATTAATAAAAGGTTCTGATAATCGTTATCTTATTATTGGCTCCGCGCTTTTGGGAGCTATTGTTACCGCTTTGGCGGATATGTTAGCGCGTATTATTATTGCTCCTGCTGAAATGCCTGTTGGTATTATTACCGCTTTTGTAGGCGCTCCGCTATTTTTATGGTTACTTATTCGGAATAGTAGAAAAGGGAAAGGGAATTTTTATGCTTAG